The following proteins are co-located in the Haliotis asinina isolate JCU_RB_2024 chromosome 13, JCU_Hal_asi_v2, whole genome shotgun sequence genome:
- the LOC137260468 gene encoding acetylcholinesterase-like, whose amino-acid sequence MCTPRCSVLCATVESGTRMWTGKRPALATLVTLLLVLSTAKTQKVSTLNGPLLGQRVSVLGKSLDVFYGIPYAKPPVGDLRFKNPQPSESWGPEVRDAQNPTPSCFQPIGAHGTDEKHKQMPDDYSEDCLHLTVWAPSDNAGNLAVMVWIHGGGFYFGSTRLPLYEGKYLAAENDVIVVSMNYRLGPLGFSYLGSDTIPGNMGLMDQRLALQWVKDNIANFGGDPSRVTIFGESAGGASVGLHLASPLSRDLFDRAIAQSGILTCSWIYNVPKTAKRKLKRFADLLQCPSSSTDAEIYDCLKTADAQTMVDVQLVLLDEGIPFPPVIDGYFLPDDPKTLLSTGSIKQTSVLHGFTKDETTLFSAMTLKRSLRKVSTLPETLILSRQEYDSFISFDIVTGKDIGEPIRLFYESLKTPLKDTDYLDVVTRATSDRGFKCPHLEFDRLYSPANPTYVYSFNHRLSVSPNPQWMGAAHWYELDFVFGWVLDKSLGCTEEEMELSKAIMTYWTNFAKSGNPNAPVPVKVNWPASDNTDLSYMVLDVGSKLAAGHGVVNHECVFINRLLPMISKDPPEGQEYCIKG is encoded by the exons ATGTGTACACCCCGCTGCAGTGTCCTCTGTGCAACTGTCGAGTCAGGTACAAG AATGTGGACAGGAAAGAGACCCGCACTTGCTACACTTGTAACGTTGCTGCTGGTCTTGTCTACTGCGAAAACACAGAAAGTGTCAACTTTAAATGGCCCACTTCTAGGTCAACGAGTGTCAGTGTTGGGCAAGTCCCTTGACGTATTCTATGGAATCCCATACGCCAAGCCTCCTGTAGGTGATCTCCGCTTCAAGAATCCTCAGCCTTCAGAGTCATGGGGACCGGAAGTGAGAGATGCACAAAACCCAACGCCATCTTGCTTCCAACCAATAGGTGCTCATGGCACAGATGAGAAGCACAAACAGATGCCAGACGATTACAGTGAAGACTGCCTTCATCTTACAGTGTGGGCGCCATCAGACAATGCTGGCAACCTGGCAGTGATGGTCTGGATCCACGGTGGAGGTTTCTATTTTGGATCTACAAGACTGCCACTATATGAAGGAAAGTACCTTGCAGCAGAGAATGATGTCATCGTGGTGTCAATGAATTACAGATTGGGGCCTTTAGGGTTCAGCTACCTTGGATCAGATACCATCCCTGGCAACATGGGTTTGATggatcaaagattagccttaCAGTGGGTGAAAGACAATATTGCCAACTTTGGTGGAGATCCATCACGAGTGACCATATTTGGAGAAAGTGCTGGTGGTGCAAGCGTAGGTCTACACTTGGCTTCACCTCTGTCAAGAGACCTGTTTGACAGAGCAATCGCACAGAGTGGAATCCTCACTTGCTCATGGATATACAACGTTCCCAAAACAGCAAAACGGAAACTGAAGAGATTTGCTGATCTCCTTCAGTGTCCTTCATCTTCAACTGATGCAGAGATATATGACTGCTTGAAGACAGCAGACGCACAGACTATGGTTGACGTTCAGCTTGTTTTGTTAGACGAAGGAATTCCATTTCCTCCAGTTATAGATGGGTACTTCCTCCCCGATGACCCCAAAACTCTATTGTCCACAGGTTCCATAAAGCAGACCAGTGTATTGCATGGCTTTACTAAAGACGAGACAACACTGTTTTCTGCAATGACATTGAAACGTTCGTTGAGAAAGGTATCAACATTACCGGAAACACTGATTTTAAGTCGTCAAGAATATGACAGCTTTATTTCTTTTGACATTGTCACTGGAAAAGACATTGGAGAGCCTATCCGTCTGTTTTATGAAAGTCTGAAAACCCCTCTAAAAGACACGGATTATTTAGACGTAGTGACTCGCGCAACTTCGGACAGAGGATTTAAGTGTCCTCATCTTGAGTTTGACAGATTGTACTCTCCTGCCAACCCCACCTATGTCTACAGTTTTAATCACCGATTATCAGTTAGTCCGAACCCACAGTGGATGGGCGCAGCTCACTGGTACGAGCTTGACTTTGTGTTTGGTTGGGTTCTGGACAAGTCTCTTGGATGTACAGAGGAGGAGATGGAACTGAGCAAAGCCATCATGACGTACTGGACCAACTTTGCAAAGtcagg TAATCCAAACGCTCCTGTCCCCGTCAAGGTGAACTGGCCAGCCTCTGACAACACTGATCTCTCCTACATGGTCC